The proteins below come from a single Mycobacterium parmense genomic window:
- a CDS encoding ParA family protein — MSDQPDGGVPLGLTGRPPRPIPEPQPRTSHGPAKVIAMCNQKGGVGKTTSTINLGAALAEYGRRVLLVDMDPQGALSAGLGVPHYELEKTIHNVLVESRVSIDDVMIHSRYRNLDLVPSNIDLSAAEIQLVNEVGREQTLGRALHPVLDRYDYVLIDCQPSLGLLTINGLACADGVVIPTECEFFSLRGLALLTDTVEKVRDRLNPKLDISGILLTRYDPRTVNAREVMARVVERFGDLVFDTVITRTVRFPETSVAGEPITTWAPKSTGAIAYRALAREFIDRFGA; from the coding sequence ATGAGCGATCAGCCGGACGGCGGCGTCCCGCTCGGCCTGACCGGACGGCCGCCGCGGCCGATCCCCGAGCCGCAGCCGCGCACCTCGCACGGCCCGGCCAAGGTCATCGCGATGTGCAACCAGAAGGGTGGCGTCGGCAAGACAACGTCCACGATCAACCTGGGCGCCGCGCTCGCCGAATACGGCAGGCGTGTCCTGCTCGTGGACATGGACCCGCAGGGCGCGCTGTCGGCCGGCCTGGGTGTTCCGCACTACGAGCTGGAGAAGACCATCCACAACGTTCTGGTCGAGTCGCGCGTGTCGATCGACGACGTGATGATTCACAGCCGCTACCGCAACCTCGACCTGGTGCCCAGCAACATCGACCTGTCGGCGGCGGAGATCCAGCTGGTCAACGAGGTCGGCCGCGAGCAGACGCTGGGCCGGGCGCTGCACCCGGTGCTGGACCGCTACGACTACGTGCTGATCGACTGCCAGCCGTCGCTGGGCCTGCTCACCATCAACGGGCTGGCCTGCGCCGACGGCGTGGTGATCCCCACCGAGTGCGAGTTCTTCTCGCTGCGCGGGCTGGCGCTGCTGACCGACACCGTCGAGAAGGTGCGCGACCGGCTCAACCCGAAGCTGGATATCAGCGGCATCCTGCTCACCCGGTACGACCCGCGCACGGTCAACGCCCGCGAGGTGATGGCCCGCGTCGTCGAGCGATTCGGTGATCTAGTGTTCGACACCGTGATCACGCGGACCGTCCGATTCCCGGAGACCAGCGTCGCGGGCGAACCGATCACCACGTGGGCGCCGAAGTCCACCGGCGCCATCGCCTATCGCGCGCTGGCCCGCGAGTTCATCGACCGATTCGGCGCGTGA
- a CDS encoding O-methyltransferase codes for MDLKRRLPLLRWSVWRMAAGARNITTTGQIGDGREAAAVDYVLAHARPGDIDDVLSAIDTFAYEKSMLINVGDEKGLLLDAAVRRANPALALELGTYCGYGALRIARAAPNAKVYSVELAEANAANARRIWTHAGVADRVTCVVGTIGDGGRTLDTLASKHGFTSGALDFVFLDHDKDAYLDDLKSILERGWLRPGSIVVADNVRVPGAPKYREYMRQQQGTLWNTKEHKAHLEYQSLVSDLVLESEYLA; via the coding sequence ATGGATCTGAAGCGACGGCTCCCTCTGCTGCGGTGGTCGGTGTGGCGAATGGCCGCCGGGGCCCGCAACATCACCACCACCGGCCAGATCGGTGACGGACGCGAGGCCGCCGCCGTGGACTACGTCCTGGCCCATGCCAGGCCCGGCGACATCGACGACGTGCTGAGCGCCATCGACACGTTCGCCTACGAGAAGTCGATGCTGATCAACGTCGGCGACGAGAAGGGGCTGCTGCTCGACGCCGCGGTGCGACGCGCCAATCCCGCGCTGGCGCTCGAACTGGGAACCTACTGCGGCTACGGCGCCCTGAGGATCGCCCGGGCCGCCCCGAACGCGAAGGTCTACTCTGTCGAACTCGCCGAGGCCAACGCCGCCAACGCCCGCCGGATCTGGACCCACGCGGGCGTCGCCGACCGGGTGACATGCGTCGTCGGGACCATCGGCGACGGCGGGCGCACCCTGGACACGCTGGCGAGCAAGCACGGATTCACCTCGGGCGCATTGGATTTCGTATTCCTCGACCACGACAAGGACGCCTACCTGGACGACCTGAAGAGCATCCTGGAACGGGGGTGGCTGCGGCCGGGATCGATTGTGGTCGCCGACAACGTCCGGGTGCCCGGCGCGCCGAAGTACCGCGAGTACATGCGCCAGCAGCAGGGCACGCTGTGGAACACGAAGGAACACAAGGCGCACCTGGAGTACCAGTCGTTGGTGTCCGACCTGGTGTTGGAGTCCGAGTACCTGGCCTGA
- the xerD gene encoding site-specific tyrosine recombinase XerD, with protein sequence MTTLTLETQLQGYLDHLTIERGVAANTLSSYRRDLRRYSKHLSDRGIHDLAKVGEDDVSEFLVALRRGDPDSGAAALSAVSAARALIAVRGLHRFAAAEGLAELDVARAVRPPTPGRRLPKSLTIDEVLALLEGAGGDSPADGPLTLRNRALLELLYSTGARISEAVGLDVDDVDTHARSVLLSGKGGKQRLVPVGRPAVQALDAYLVRGRPELARRGRQVSATPAIFLNARGGRLSRQSAWQVLQDAAERAGITSGVSPHMLRHSFATHLLEGGADVRVVQELLGHASVTTTQIYTMVTVHALREVWAGAHPRAQ encoded by the coding sequence GTGACGACGCTGACCCTGGAGACTCAACTCCAGGGCTATCTCGACCACCTCACCATCGAGCGGGGCGTCGCGGCCAACACCTTGAGCTCCTATCGGCGCGATCTGCGCCGCTACTCAAAGCACCTGTCGGACCGCGGGATTCACGACCTGGCCAAGGTGGGGGAGGACGACGTCAGCGAGTTCCTGGTGGCGTTGCGCCGCGGCGACCCCGATTCGGGCGCCGCGGCGCTGTCCGCCGTCTCGGCGGCAAGGGCGCTGATCGCGGTGCGCGGCCTGCACCGGTTTGCCGCGGCCGAGGGACTCGCCGAGCTCGACGTGGCGCGGGCGGTCAGGCCGCCGACTCCGGGACGGCGGCTGCCCAAGAGCCTGACCATCGACGAGGTGCTCGCCCTGCTGGAGGGCGCGGGTGGCGACAGCCCGGCCGACGGCCCGCTGACGCTGCGCAACCGTGCGCTGCTCGAGTTGCTGTACAGCACCGGCGCGCGGATCTCGGAGGCCGTCGGCCTCGACGTCGACGACGTCGACACCCACGCCCGATCGGTGTTGCTCAGCGGCAAGGGCGGCAAGCAGCGGCTGGTGCCGGTGGGCCGTCCCGCCGTGCAGGCGCTGGACGCCTACCTGGTGCGGGGCCGTCCCGAGCTGGCGCGGCGGGGCCGGCAGGTGTCGGCGACGCCGGCCATCTTCCTCAATGCGCGCGGCGGGCGGTTGTCGCGGCAGAGCGCGTGGCAGGTGCTGCAGGACGCCGCCGAGCGGGCCGGCATCACCTCGGGTGTGTCTCCGCACATGCTGCGGCATTCGTTCGCCACCCACCTGCTGGAGGGTGGGGCCGACGTCCGCGTGGTGCAGGAGCTGCTGGGTCACGCCTCGGTGACGACGACGCAGATCTACACCATGGTCACCGTGCACGCGTTGCGCGAGGTGTGGGCGGGAGCCCACCCGCGAGCGCAGTGA
- a CDS encoding NUDIX domain-containing protein: MADHVFETVSSETLYTGKIFALRRDEVAMPGDTTAVREVVEHYGAVAVVAMDDGGNIPMVYQYRHPFGRRLWELPAGLLDAAGEPSHHTAARELQEEAGLRAETWQVLVDLDSTPGFSDESVRVYLATGISQVERPEAHHEEADMTLRWFPLAEAVRKVLGGEIVNAIAVAGILAAHAVQTGLAQPRPVDSPWADRPTAFAARKSAR, translated from the coding sequence GTGGCTGATCACGTCTTCGAGACGGTATCGTCCGAAACCCTCTACACCGGAAAGATTTTCGCACTGCGCCGCGACGAGGTCGCGATGCCGGGCGATACCACCGCGGTCCGCGAGGTGGTCGAGCACTACGGCGCGGTGGCCGTGGTCGCGATGGACGACGGCGGCAACATCCCGATGGTCTATCAGTACCGGCACCCGTTCGGCCGGCGCCTGTGGGAGTTGCCCGCGGGACTGCTGGACGCCGCGGGAGAGCCGTCGCATCACACGGCCGCGCGCGAGCTGCAGGAGGAGGCCGGCCTGCGGGCCGAAACCTGGCAGGTGCTGGTCGATCTGGACTCCACGCCCGGCTTCAGTGACGAGTCGGTGCGCGTGTACCTGGCCACCGGCATCAGCCAGGTGGAGCGGCCCGAGGCGCACCACGAAGAGGCCGACATGACCCTGCGGTGGTTCCCTCTGGCGGAGGCGGTCCGCAAGGTGCTGGGCGGTGAGATCGTGAACGCCATTGCCGTGGCGGGCATCCTGGCCGCCCACGCGGTGCAGACCGGGCTCGCGCAACCGCGGCCCGTCGACAGCCCCTGGGCCGACAGGCCGACGGCGTTCGCCGCGCGAAAGTCCGCGCGGTGA
- a CDS encoding CTP synthase has translation MRKHPQTATKHLFVSGGVASSLGKGLTASSLGQLLTARGLHVTMQKLDPYLNVDPGTMNPFQHGEVFVTEDGAETDLDIGHYERFLDRNLSGSANVTTGQVYSTVIAKERRGEYLGDTVQVIPHITDEIKRRIMAMALPDEDGNRPDVVITEIGGTVGDIESQPFLEAARQVRHDLGRENVFFLHVSLVPYLAPSGELKTKPTQHSVAALRSIGITPDALILRCDRDVPEALKNKIALMCDVDIDGVISTPDAPSIYDIPKVLHREELDAFVVRRLNLPFRDVDWTQWNDLLHRVHEPHETVRIALVGKYVELSDAYLSVAEALRAGGFKHHAKVEMHWVAADGSEATGDMAAALDNVHGLLIPGGFGIRGIEGKIAAIQYARTRGLPVLGLCLGLQCIVIEAARSAGLTEASSAEFDPDTPDPVISTMADQLDIVAGQADLGGTMRLGAYPAVLQEDSIVAQAYGATEVSERHRHRYEVNNAYRDKIAESGLRFSGTSPDGHLVEFVEYPPEVHPFFVGTQAHPELKSRPTRPHPLFVAFIGAAIDYKSGELLPMDISEHSPNGVQHQDGMQRPVPEPATRG, from the coding sequence GTGCGGAAGCACCCGCAAACCGCCACCAAGCATCTCTTCGTCAGCGGCGGCGTCGCGTCGTCGCTCGGCAAGGGGCTGACCGCCAGCAGCCTGGGTCAGCTGCTGACCGCACGCGGTTTGCACGTGACGATGCAGAAGCTCGACCCTTACCTCAACGTCGACCCCGGCACCATGAACCCTTTCCAGCACGGCGAGGTGTTCGTCACCGAGGACGGCGCCGAGACCGACCTCGACATCGGGCACTACGAGCGGTTCCTGGACCGTAACCTGTCCGGGTCGGCGAATGTCACTACCGGACAGGTGTATTCGACCGTCATCGCCAAGGAGCGCCGCGGCGAGTACCTCGGCGACACCGTCCAGGTCATCCCGCACATCACCGACGAGATCAAGCGGCGGATCATGGCGATGGCCCTGCCCGACGAGGACGGCAACCGCCCGGACGTCGTCATCACCGAGATCGGCGGCACCGTGGGTGATATCGAGTCGCAGCCGTTCCTGGAGGCGGCGCGGCAGGTCCGCCACGACCTCGGCCGGGAGAACGTCTTCTTCCTGCACGTGTCGCTGGTGCCCTATCTGGCCCCGTCGGGTGAGCTCAAGACCAAGCCCACCCAGCACTCGGTCGCCGCGCTGCGCAGCATCGGTATCACCCCGGACGCGCTGATCCTGCGCTGCGACCGCGACGTGCCCGAAGCGCTGAAGAACAAGATCGCGCTGATGTGCGACGTCGACATCGACGGCGTCATCTCCACCCCCGACGCCCCGTCCATCTACGACATCCCCAAGGTGTTGCACCGCGAGGAACTCGACGCGTTCGTGGTGCGCCGGCTCAACCTGCCGTTCCGTGACGTCGACTGGACGCAGTGGAACGACCTGCTGCACAGGGTGCACGAGCCGCACGAGACCGTCCGGATCGCTTTGGTGGGCAAATACGTTGAACTCTCCGACGCCTACCTGTCGGTGGCCGAGGCGCTGCGCGCGGGGGGCTTCAAGCATCACGCCAAGGTCGAGATGCACTGGGTGGCCGCCGACGGCTCGGAGGCCACCGGTGACATGGCCGCCGCCCTGGACAACGTGCACGGCCTGCTGATCCCCGGCGGCTTCGGCATCCGCGGGATCGAGGGCAAGATCGCCGCCATCCAGTACGCGCGCACCAGGGGCCTTCCCGTCCTGGGCCTGTGCCTCGGCCTGCAGTGCATCGTCATCGAGGCGGCGCGCTCCGCCGGGCTGACCGAGGCCAGCTCCGCCGAATTCGACCCGGACACACCGGATCCCGTGATCTCCACGATGGCCGACCAGCTCGACATCGTCGCCGGCCAGGCGGACCTGGGCGGCACCATGCGGCTTGGCGCCTATCCCGCTGTGCTGCAGGAGGATTCGATTGTGGCCCAAGCCTACGGCGCCACCGAGGTCTCCGAGCGCCACCGGCATCGCTACGAGGTCAACAACGCCTACCGCGACAAGATCGCCGAGAGCGGCCTGAGATTCTCCGGCACCTCGCCCGACGGCCATCTGGTCGAGTTCGTCGAGTACCCCCCGGAAGTGCACCCGTTTTTCGTCGGCACCCAGGCCCACCCCGAGCTGAAGAGCCGGCCCACCCGGCCGCACCCGCTGTTCGTGGCGTTCATCGGGGCCGCCATCGACTACAAGTCGGGCGAGCTGCTGCCGATGGACATCTCCGAGCACTCACCCAACGGCGTCCAGCATCAAGACGGCATGCAGCGCCCGGTGCCCGAACCCGCTACCCGTGGCTGA
- a CDS encoding copper transporter has translation MISLRQHALSLAAVFLALAVGVVLGSGFLSDTLLSSLRDEKRDLYTQISGLNDQKNVLNEKLSAANNFDNQLVGRIVHDALGGKSVVVFRTPDARDDDVAAVSKFIGQAGGTITGTVSLTQEFVDANSAEKLQTVVNSSILPAGQQLSTKLVDQGSQAGDLLGIALMVNANPAVPPVDDPQRDTVLAALRDTGFITYQPSEHLGAANAALIVTGGALPQDAGNQGVSVARFSAALAPHGSGALLAGRDGSATGGAAVAVARADAGMNSAVSTVDDIDVAPGRITAVLGLHDLINGGHVGQYGTGHGATSITVPQ, from the coding sequence ATGATCTCGTTACGCCAACACGCGCTCTCACTCGCCGCGGTCTTCCTGGCGCTGGCCGTGGGGGTGGTCCTGGGTTCCGGCTTTCTGTCGGACACCCTGCTCTCCAGCCTGCGTGACGAGAAGCGCGACCTGTACACGCAGATCAGCGGGCTCAACGACCAGAAGAACGTACTGAACGAGAAGCTCAGCGCCGCAAACAATTTCGACAACCAACTGGTTGGCCGCATCGTGCACGACGCGCTGGGCGGCAAGTCGGTGGTGGTGTTCCGCACCCCGGACGCCAGGGACGACGACGTCGCCGCGGTCTCGAAGTTCATCGGCCAGGCCGGCGGCACCATCACCGGCACGGTGTCGCTGACGCAGGAATTCGTCGACGCCAATTCCGCCGAGAAGCTGCAGACGGTGGTGAACTCGTCGATCCTGCCGGCCGGCCAGCAGTTGAGCACCAAGCTGGTCGACCAGGGCTCGCAGGCCGGCGACCTGCTGGGCATCGCTTTGATGGTCAACGCCAACCCCGCGGTCCCGCCAGTCGATGATCCCCAGCGCGACACCGTCCTGGCGGCGCTGCGCGACACCGGCTTCATCACCTACCAGCCCAGCGAGCACCTGGGCGCGGCCAACGCCGCGCTGATCGTCACCGGGGGCGCGCTGCCCCAGGACGCCGGCAACCAGGGAGTCAGCGTGGCGCGCTTCTCGGCCGCGCTGGCGCCGCACGGCTCCGGTGCCCTGCTCGCCGGTCGCGACGGCTCGGCGACGGGCGGGGCGGCGGTGGCCGTGGCCCGCGCCGACGCCGGCATGAATTCCGCGGTCAGCACCGTCGACGACATCGACGTCGCCCCCGGCCGCATCACCGCCGTCCTGGGCCTGCACGACCTGATCAACGGCGGCCACGTCGGGCAGTACGGCACCGGGCACGGGGCGACGTCGATCACAGTGCCTCAGTAA
- the steA gene encoding putative cytokinetic ring protein SteA has protein sequence MKMSGLLSRNPTRPGLTGTARVDRNIDRLLRRVCPGDIVVLDVLDLDRITADALVEADIAAVVNASPSVSGRYPNLGPEVLVNNGVTLIDETGPDVFKKVKDGAKIRLHEGGVYSGDRRLVRGTERTDHDIADLMREAKSGLAAHLEAFAGNTIEFIKSESPLLIDGIGIPDVDVDLRRRHVVVVADEPSAEDDLKSLKPFIKEYQPVLIGVGTGADVLRRAGYRPQIIVGDPDHISAEALKCGAQVVLPADADGHAPGLERIQDLGVGAMTFPAAGSAVDLALLLADHHGAALLVTAGHTANIETFFDRTRSQSNPSTFLTRLRVGEKVVDAKAVATLYRNHISAGAIALLALTMLIAVIVALWVSRTDGVVLQWVTEYWNHFCVMVQKWVT, from the coding sequence ATGAAGATGTCAGGCCTCCTCTCCCGTAACCCCACCCGGCCCGGCCTCACCGGCACCGCCCGGGTAGACCGCAATATCGACCGACTGCTGCGCAGGGTGTGCCCCGGCGACATCGTGGTGCTCGACGTCCTGGACCTGGACCGCATCACGGCCGACGCGCTGGTGGAAGCCGACATCGCCGCCGTCGTCAACGCGTCGCCGTCGGTCTCGGGCCGCTACCCCAACCTCGGTCCGGAGGTGCTGGTCAACAACGGGGTCACGCTGATCGACGAGACCGGGCCCGACGTCTTCAAGAAGGTCAAGGACGGCGCCAAGATCCGCCTGCACGAGGGCGGCGTGTACTCCGGCGACCGCCGCCTCGTCCGCGGCACCGAGCGCACCGACCACGACATCGCCGACCTGATGCGCGAGGCCAAGAGCGGACTGGCCGCCCACCTGGAGGCGTTCGCGGGCAACACGATTGAGTTCATCAAGAGCGAGAGCCCGCTGCTGATCGACGGCATCGGCATCCCCGACGTCGACGTGGACCTGCGCCGCCGGCACGTGGTGGTCGTCGCCGACGAGCCCAGCGCCGAGGACGACCTGAAGTCCCTCAAGCCGTTCATCAAGGAGTACCAGCCGGTGCTCATCGGCGTGGGGACGGGCGCGGACGTCCTGCGCAGGGCGGGCTACCGGCCGCAGATCATCGTCGGCGACCCCGACCACATCAGCGCCGAGGCCCTCAAGTGCGGCGCCCAGGTGGTGCTGCCCGCCGACGCGGACGGCCACGCACCGGGGCTGGAGCGGATCCAGGACCTCGGCGTCGGGGCGATGACGTTCCCGGCCGCGGGCTCGGCGGTCGACCTGGCTCTGCTGCTGGCCGACCACCACGGCGCCGCGCTGCTCGTGACGGCCGGGCACACCGCCAACATCGAGACGTTCTTCGACCGGACCCGCTCGCAGAGCAACCCCTCGACCTTCCTCACCCGGCTGCGGGTGGGGGAGAAGGTGGTCGATGCCAAGGCGGTGGCCACCCTGTACCGCAACCACATCTCGGCGGGCGCCATCGCGCTGCTGGCCCTGACGATGCTGATCGCCGTCATCGTGGCCCTGTGGGTGTCACGCACCGACGGGGTGGTGCTGCAGTGGGTCACCGAGTACTGGAACCACTTCTGCGTGATGGTGCAGAAGTGGGTGACGTAA
- the recN gene encoding DNA repair protein RecN, translating into MLTEIRIESLGAISAAVGEFGRGLTVLTGETGTGKTMVVTGLHLLGGARADPTRVRSGSERAVVEGRFSTTDLDDSSVAALDAILDASGAERDEDGSVIALRSVSRDGPSRAFLGGRSVPAKSLGDFTTGLLTLHGQNDQLRLMRPEEQRGALDRFAKAGPALERYGKLRDAWLSARRDLFDRRNRMRELALEADRLSFALNEIDAVDPQPGEDDALVAEIVRLSELDTLRDAAATARAALSAEDADGAGFSAIDCLGKARAALESTDDAKLLALAGQIGEVLTVVVEAGRDLSGYLDELPVDASALESRLARQGELRTLTRKYAADIDGVLAWAQESRQRLAQLDVSEEGLAVLGARVDELARELAEAATDLSAIRRKAAKRLAKEVTAELSGLAMADAQFSIDVTPDVAPDPDDPAALRLPSGELARAGADGVDQVEFGFAAHRGMDQLPLAKSASGGELSRVMLALEVVLAASAAGTTMVFDEVDAGVGGRAAVQIGRRLARLARTHQVIVVTHLPQVAAYADVHLVVHGAGPKGTSVVRTVTGDERVAELARMMAGLGESDSGRAHARELLDTAQNDQA; encoded by the coding sequence ATGCTGACCGAAATCCGCATCGAGTCGCTCGGGGCGATCAGCGCCGCGGTCGGGGAGTTCGGCCGCGGGCTCACCGTCCTGACCGGCGAGACCGGCACCGGCAAGACGATGGTGGTGACCGGGCTGCACCTGCTCGGCGGCGCGCGCGCCGACCCCACCCGGGTGCGGTCGGGCTCCGAGCGCGCCGTCGTCGAGGGGCGGTTCAGCACAACGGATCTCGACGATTCATCGGTGGCCGCGCTGGACGCGATCCTGGACGCGTCGGGGGCCGAGCGCGACGAGGACGGCAGCGTGATCGCCCTGCGCTCGGTGAGCCGTGACGGGCCGTCGCGGGCCTTCCTCGGCGGCCGCAGCGTGCCCGCGAAGTCGCTGGGCGACTTCACCACCGGGCTGCTGACCTTGCACGGGCAGAACGACCAGCTGCGGCTGATGCGGCCGGAGGAGCAACGCGGCGCGCTGGACCGCTTCGCCAAGGCGGGGCCCGCGCTGGAGCGCTACGGCAAACTACGCGACGCGTGGCTGTCGGCGCGGCGCGACCTGTTCGACCGGCGCAACCGCATGCGCGAGCTCGCCCTGGAGGCCGACCGGCTGAGTTTCGCCCTCAACGAGATCGACGCCGTGGACCCGCAACCCGGCGAGGATGACGCGCTGGTTGCCGAGATCGTGCGGCTCTCCGAGCTGGACACGCTGCGCGATGCGGCGGCCACGGCCCGCGCGGCCCTGTCCGCCGAGGACGCCGACGGCGCCGGCTTCAGCGCCATCGATTGTCTCGGGAAGGCCAGGGCCGCGCTGGAATCGACCGACGACGCGAAGCTGCTGGCGCTGGCCGGCCAGATCGGCGAGGTGCTGACCGTGGTGGTCGAGGCGGGCCGCGACCTGAGCGGATACCTCGACGAGCTGCCGGTCGACGCGAGCGCGCTGGAGTCCAGGCTGGCCCGGCAGGGCGAACTGCGGACGCTGACCCGCAAGTACGCCGCGGACATCGACGGGGTGCTCGCCTGGGCGCAGGAGTCGCGGCAACGGCTGGCCCAGCTCGACGTCTCCGAGGAGGGCCTCGCGGTGCTGGGCGCCCGGGTCGACGAGCTCGCCCGCGAATTGGCAGAGGCCGCAACTGATCTCAGTGCGATCCGGCGTAAGGCCGCCAAGCGGCTCGCCAAGGAGGTCACCGCCGAGCTGTCCGGCCTCGCGATGGCCGACGCGCAGTTCAGCATCGACGTGACTCCCGACGTCGCGCCGGATCCCGACGATCCCGCGGCGCTGCGGCTGCCCTCGGGCGAGCTGGCCCGGGCCGGCGCCGACGGTGTCGACCAGGTCGAGTTCGGCTTCGCCGCACACCGCGGGATGGATCAGCTGCCGCTGGCCAAGAGCGCCTCGGGTGGCGAGCTGTCCCGGGTGATGTTGGCGCTGGAGGTGGTGCTGGCCGCCTCCGCGGCGGGCACCACCATGGTTTTCGACGAGGTCGACGCCGGCGTCGGCGGGCGGGCCGCGGTGCAGATCGGGCGGCGGTTGGCGCGGCTGGCGCGCACGCATCAGGTCATCGTCGTCACGCACCTGCCGCAGGTGGCGGCCTACGCCGACGTGCACCTGGTGGTGCACGGCGCCGGGCCCAAGGGGACCAGCGTGGTGCGGACGGTGACCGGTGACGAGCGCGTCGCCGAGCTGGCGCGCATGATGGCCGGGCTGGGCGAGTCCGACAGCGGCCGCGCCCACGCCCGCGAACTGCTCGACACGGCGCAGAACGACCAGGCCTGA
- a CDS encoding NAD kinase: MTSETTARRTVLMVVHTGRGEATETARRVQKVLHDNGIALRVLSAEAVDRGTVQVLPDDIREMGVEIEVVDADPRAAEGCELVLVLGGDGTFLRAAELARNAEIPVLGVNLGRIGFLAEAEAEAIDRVLEHVVARDYRVENRLTLDLVVRHGGRVIEHGWALNEVSLEKGPRLGVLGVVVEIDGRPVSTFGCDGVLVSTPTGSTAYAFSAGGPVLWPDLEAILVVPNNAHALFGRPMVTSPAATIAIEVEADGHDALVFCDGRREMLIPAGSRIEVKRCDVSVLWARLDSAPFTDRLVRKFRLPVTGWRGN, translated from the coding sequence GTGACTTCTGAGACGACGGCGCGCCGAACCGTGCTGATGGTGGTGCACACCGGCCGCGGCGAGGCCACCGAGACGGCGCGACGCGTCCAGAAAGTCTTGCACGACAATGGGATTGCGCTGCGCGTGTTGTCAGCGGAGGCCGTCGACCGCGGCACGGTGCAGGTATTGCCCGACGACATCCGCGAGATGGGGGTCGAGATCGAGGTGGTCGACGCCGACCCCCGGGCGGCCGAGGGGTGCGAACTGGTCCTGGTGCTCGGCGGGGACGGCACTTTCCTGCGGGCCGCCGAACTTGCCCGCAACGCCGAAATCCCGGTGCTCGGCGTCAATCTGGGCCGGATCGGGTTCCTCGCCGAGGCCGAGGCCGAGGCCATCGACCGGGTGCTCGAACACGTCGTCGCGCGCGACTACCGGGTGGAGAACCGCCTGACCCTCGACCTGGTCGTGCGCCACGGCGGCCGCGTCATCGAGCACGGCTGGGCACTCAACGAGGTCAGCCTGGAAAAAGGTCCGCGGCTGGGTGTGCTCGGGGTGGTCGTCGAGATCGACGGCCGGCCGGTGTCGACCTTCGGCTGCGACGGGGTGCTGGTGTCGACGCCCACCGGTTCCACCGCTTACGCCTTCTCCGCGGGCGGCCCCGTGCTGTGGCCCGACCTCGAGGCAATCCTGGTGGTGCCCAACAACGCTCACGCGCTGTTCGGGCGCCCCATGGTCACCAGCCCCGCCGCCACGATCGCCATCGAGGTCGAGGCCGACGGCCACGACGCGCTGGTGTTCTGCGACGGCCGCCGCGAGATGCTGATCCCGGCCGGCAGCCGAATCGAGGTGAAGCGGTGCGACGTGTCGGTGTTGTGGGCGCGCCTGGACAGCGCGCCGTTCACCGACCGTCTGGTGCGCAAGTTCCGGTTGCCGGTGACCGGTTGGCGCGGGAACTGA
- a CDS encoding TlyA family RNA methyltransferase gives MSRHARVDAELVRRGLARSRQQAAELISAGKVSIDGMPALKPATAVAATAALTVAADTGRSWVSRGAHKLIGALDTFGIPVAGRRCLDAGASTGGFTEVLLDRGAAHVVAVDVGYGQLAWPLRCDPRVTVVERTNARDLSPAAIGGPVDLVVADLSFISLATVLPALAGCACPGADIVPMVKPQFEVGRGQVGAGGVVHDPELRADAVLAVARRAEELSWHPVGVAASPLPGPSGNVEYFLWLRAGTDGALTDDKLVDAVRRAVREGPR, from the coding sequence GTGTCTCGACATGCCCGCGTTGACGCCGAACTGGTCCGCCGCGGCCTCGCGCGGTCCCGCCAGCAGGCCGCCGAGTTGATCAGCGCGGGCAAGGTCAGCATCGACGGAATGCCCGCGCTCAAGCCCGCCACCGCCGTCGCCGCCACCGCGGCCCTGACCGTCGCCGCCGACACCGGACGCAGCTGGGTATCCCGCGGCGCCCACAAACTCATCGGTGCGCTGGATACGTTCGGGATTCCCGTGGCGGGCCGGCGCTGTCTGGACGCCGGCGCGTCCACCGGCGGGTTCACCGAGGTGTTGCTGGACCGCGGCGCGGCCCACGTGGTCGCCGTCGACGTCGGCTACGGGCAGCTGGCCTGGCCCCTGCGCTGCGATCCGCGGGTCACCGTCGTCGAGCGCACCAACGCCCGCGACCTGTCGCCCGCGGCCATCGGCGGCCCGGTCGACCTGGTGGTCGCCGACCTGTCGTTCATCTCGCTGGCCACCGTGTTGCCGGCGCTCGCTGGATGCGCCTGCCCGGGCGCGGATATCGTTCCCATGGTGAAGCCACAGTTCGAGGTGGGCAGGGGGCAGGTCGGCGCGGGCGGGGTGGTCCACGACCCCGAGCTGCGGGCCGACGCGGTGCTGGCCGTCGCTCGCCGGGCCGAAGAGTTGAGCTGGCATCCCGTGGGCGTCGCCGCCAGCCCGCTGCCGGGCCCGTCGGGCAATGTCGAATACTTTCTGTGGCTGCGGGCCGGTACGGACGGCGCGCTGACCGACGACAAGCTGGTGGATGCGGTGCGGCGCGCCGTGCGGGAGGGGCCCCGGTGA